From a region of the Sebastes umbrosus isolate fSebUmb1 chromosome 10, fSebUmb1.pri, whole genome shotgun sequence genome:
- the zswim8 gene encoding zinc finger SWIM domain-containing protein 8 isoform X4: protein MELMFAEWEDGERFSFEDSDRFEEDSLCSFISEAESLCQNWRGWRKQSAGPNSPTVKIKDGQVIPLVELSAKQVAFHIPFEVVEKVYPPVPEQLQLRIAYWSFPENEEDIRLYSCLANGSPDEFQRGEQLYRIRAVKDPLQIGFHLSATVVSSQSGQSKGAYNVAVMFDRCRITSCSCTCGAGAKWCAHVVALCLFRIHNASAVCLRAPVSESLSRLQRDQLQKFAQYLISELPQQILPTAQRLLDELLSSQSTAINTVCGAPDPTAGPSASDQSTWYLDESTLSDNIKKTLHKFCGPSPVVFSDVNSMYLSSTEPPAAAEWACLLRPLRGREPEGIWNLLSIVREMFKRRDSNAAPLLEILTEQCLTYEQIISWWYSVRTSASHSSASGHTGRSNGQSEVAAHACASMCDEMVVLWRLAVLDPTMSPCRRLELAGQLKQWHLKVIEIVKRGQHRKSLDKLFQGFKPAVESCYFNWEVAYPLDGITYCCADKKSATFCWSRAVQHQRGVKAAAGAGGEPPEPGGGGRADGVAGGDYKGRGHSSQQEVAVRPKETILTKRKGLTVSGGGGMLVRLGGSVSLALEDGGGKCMYKGPGSSSGGKLKLTQGGGKGASVGGPGGSGGIGGGKHASAKRRTSSEDSSLEPDLAELSLDDGCSLALGAEASNTFEFLPPPPEMLPSPSPLLRDSRKYSNSNGGSKMFEAKRVGHAPAALPAAEPAPPHTVVVVMDVPGTAEKESELEVEPVLQNKDEDVDSAGSSQPPASTTTAKSGTAQTSAKPPRGRREAASAGAAAVGSGAAAAGGPANQGAEVAAGAGAGAVGGEAVGDDDYQAYYLSAASEEGADRQLADNHQEEEPDIFAGMKPLEQEGRMEVLFACAEALYAHGYSNEACRLAVELARDLLANPPDLKVEQPQTKGKKSKVSTTRQTQVATNTLSKAAFLLTVLSERLELHNLAFCTGMFSLELQRPPASTKALEVKLAYQESEVVSLLKKIPLGLVEMSAIRERGEQLRDGNFCDYRPVLPLMLASFIFDVLCTPVCAVVSPTGSRPPSRNRNNEMPGDEELGFEAAVAALGMKTTVSEAEHPLLCEGTRRVKGDLALALMITYKDDQSKLKKILDKLLDRESQTHKPQTLSSFYSSKPAAGSQRSPSKHTAASHGGVSGATGGVSKHAASSSSSSATTVAASSSSSAAVAVAGEEVAHQADLNPVQNNTAGESTAETREHVSDGPPSSGDQQNETAPFKQEATVPSRLTLGARCGYNQRCWGSPVRQKKKHTGMASIDSSAPETTSDSSPTLSRRPIRGGWAATSWGRGQDSDSISSSSSDSLGSSSSSGSRRAGGGARAKSTDTSRYKGRRPECHAPHVPNQPSEAAAHFYFELAKTVLIKAGGNSSTSIFTQPSASGGHQGPHRNLHLCAFEIGLYALGLHNFVSPNWLSRTYSSHVSWITGQAMEIGSAALNILVECWDGHLTPPEVASLADRASRARDPNMVRAAAELALSCLPHAHALNPNEIQRALVQCKEQDNVMLEKACMAVEEAAKGGGVYPEVLFEVAHQWYWLYEQSVGGGSSQPHETSRRCGANGGSGRRAQETSCIVLDAGSNMESAGMATVTASVTAATVVPVISVGSTIYQSHAMPGQAMAHAHGPGLHPYTTIQAHLPTVCTPQYLGHPLQHVPRPTVFPVAGAAYPQLSVCLPPQGMHPAFIGAQYPFSVATGPQPPMAATAVTFPGVPVPSMTQIAVHPYHAETGLPLSTTVAVGSVHAGPTIQAIQATALPTLSTQPVALISTPFPVEDEQHSQPISQQGLHYLHSAYRVGMLALEMLGRRAHNDHPNNFSRSPPYTEDVKWLLGLASRLGVNYVYQFCVGAAKGVLSPFVLQEIIMEALQRLNPAHIHAHLRTPAFHQLVQRCQQAYLQYIHHRLIHLTPADYDDFVNIIRSARGAFCLTPVGMMQFNDVLQNLKRGKQTKELWQRISLEMATFSP, encoded by the exons ATGGAACTGATGTTCGCCGAGTGGGAGGATGGGGAGAGGTTCTCCTTCGAAGACTCGGACCGGTTCGAGGAAGACTCTCTGTGCTCCTTCATCTCAGAGGCCGAGAGCCTCTGTCAGAACTGGAGGGGATGGAGGAAGCAGTCCGCAGGACCCAACTCACCCACTGTCAAGATTAAAG ATGGTCAGGTGATTCCACTGGTGGAGTTGTCAGCGAAGCAGGTAGCGTTCCACATCCCGTTCGAGGTGGTGGAAAAGGTCTACCCCCCTGTCCCAGAACAGCTCCAGCTGCGCATTGCCTACTGGAGCTTCCCCGAGAATGAAGAAGACATCAG GTTATATTCCTGCCTGGCTAACGGGAGTCCAGATGAATTCCAGCGTGGCGAGCAGCTCTACAGGATCAGAGCTGTCAAAGACCCCCTGCAGATCG gctTCCATCTCAGTGCTACAGTGGTGTCCAGCCAGTCCGGTCAGTCTAAAGGGGCGTACAATGTGGCGGTCATGTTCGACCGCTGCCGCATCACTTCCTGTAGCTGCACCTGCGGTGCCGGGGCCAAATGGTGCGCCCACGTGGTGGCCCTCTGCCTCTTCAGGATCCACAAT GCATCAGCAGTGTGTCTGAGGGCTCCAGTCTCTGAGTCTTTGTCCAGGCTGCAGAGGGACCAGCTCCAGAAGTTTGCCCAGTACCTCATCAGTGAGCTGCCTCAGCAG ATCCTACCCACAGCTCAGCGGCTGCTGGATGAGCTGCTGTCCTCTCAGTCTACTGCCATCAACACCGTGTGTGGAGCTCCAG accCGACAGCAGGCCCATCAGCATCTGACCAGAGCACCTGGTATTTGGACGAGTCGACGCTCAGCGACAACATCAAAAAGACTCTGCACAAGTTCTGTGGGCCCTCACCTGTCGTCTTCAG CGATGTAAACTCCATGTACCTGTCGTCCACGGAGCCGCCGGCCGCCGCCGAATGGGCGTGTCTACTGCGACCTCTTCGGGGCCGAGAGCCAGAAGGCATCTGGAACCTTCTGTCCATCGTCAGGGAGATGTTCAAGAGACGAGACAGCAACGCTGCCCCGCTGCTTGAGATTCTCACTGAGCAGTGCCTCACCTATGAACAG ATCATCAGCTGGTGGTACAGTGTTCGGACCTCAGCGTCCCACAGCAGCGCCAGCGGCCACACCGGGCGCAGCAACGGCCAGTCCGAGGTGGCGGCTCACGCTTGTGCCAGCATGTGCGATGAGATGGTGGTGCTGTGGAGGCTGGCGGTGCTCGACCCCACGATGAGCCCCTGCAG GCGTCTGGAACTGGCAGGCCAGCTGAAGCAGTGGCACCTGAAAGTTATAGAGATAGTTAAGAGGGGACAACATCGCAAGTCCCTGGACAAACTGTTCCAGGGCTTCAAGCCCGCCGTGGAGTCCTGCTATTTCAACTGGGAGGTGGCCTACCCACTGGACGGCATCACCTACTGCTGTGCTGATAAGAAGAGTGCCACATTCTGCTGGTCCAGGGCAGTGCAGCACCAGAGAGGAGTCAAAGCTGCTGCAGGAGCGGGTGGAGAACCTCCTGAACcagggggaggggggagagCTGACGGCGTAGCCGGGGGAGATTATAAAGGAAGAGGTCACTCGTCCCAACAGGAGGTGGCGGTGCGACCCAAGGAGACCATACTGACCAAGAGGAAGGGTTTGACGGTGAGTGGAGGGGGAGGGATGCTGGTTCGTCTGGGAGGCAGCGTCTCTCTCGCTCTGGAAGACGGAGGAGGGAAGTGCATGTACAAAGGGCCGGGCTCGTCCTCTGGAGGGAAGCTGAAACTAACGCAGGGAGGTGGGAAGGGGGCATCCGTAGGAGGTCctggaggaagtggagggaTAGGAGGCGGTAAGCACGCTAGTGCCAAGCGGAGAACCAGTAGCGAGGACAGCTCTCTGGAGCCGGATCTGGCCGAGCTCAGCCTGGACGACGGTTGCAGTCTGGCTCTGGGGGCCGAGGCCAGCAACACTTTTGAGTTTCTCCCCCCGCCGCCAGAGATGCTGCCCTCCCCGAGCCCGCTGCTCCGAGACTCACGCAAGTACAGCAACAGTAACGGGGGGAGCAAGATGTTTGAAGCAAAGCGTGTCGGCCATGCCCCGGCCGCACTTCCTGCCGCAGAGCCCGCTCCGCCGCACACAGTGGTGGTCGTTATGGACGTGCCCGGCACTGCAGAGAAGGAATCAGAGCTGGAGGTGGAGCCTGTCCTCCAGAATAAAGATGAAGACGTAGACTCAGCTGGCAGTAGCCAGCCTCCCGCTTCAACCACTACGGCAAAATCGGGCACCGCTCAAACGTCTGCAAAGCCACCGCGGGGCCGCAGAGAGGCGGCGTCTgccggagcagcagcagtagggaGCGGAGCAGCAGCTGCGGGTGGACCAGCTAACCAAGGAGCAGAGGTggcagctggagctggagctggagctgtaGGGGGAGAAGCTGTAGGTGATGACGACTATCAGGCATACTACCTGAGCGCTGCCTCAGAGGAGggagcagacagacagctggctgACAACCACCAGGAGGAGGAGCCAGACATCTTCGCAGGGATGAAACCGCTGGAGCAGGAGGGGCGCATGGAG GTGCTGTTTGCGTGTGCCGAGGCCCTCTATGCTCACGGCTACAGTAACGAGGCGTGCCGACTGGCCGTGGAGCTGGCCAGAGACCTGTTAGCCAATCCTCCGGACCTGAAAGTGGAGCAGCCACAGACTAAG GGTAAGAAGAGCAAGGTGTCAACCACCCGTCAGACGCAGGTCGCCACCAACACGCTGTCAAAAGCCGCCTTCCTCCTCACTGTTCTCAGCGAACGACTGGAGCTCCACAACCTGGCCTTCTGCACCGGCATGTTCTCCCTGGAGCTGCAGAGACCGCCGGCATCTACCAAAGCTCTGGAG GTGAAGCTGGCCTACCAGGAGTCGGAGGTGGTGTCTCTGTTGAAGAAGATTCCCCTGGGCCTGGTGGAAATGTCAGCcatcagagagagaggcgaGCAGCTCAGAGACGGAAACTTCTGCGATTACAGACCCGTGCTGCCTCTCATGTTGGCCAGCTTCATCTTCGATGTACTGTGTACCCCAG TTTGTGCAGTTGTGTCCCCAACGGGTTCCCGTCCACCGAGCCGCAACCGTAATAACGAGATGCCCGGTGACGAGGAGCTCGGCTTCGAGGCTGCTGTCGCCGCACTTG gTATGAAGACCACAGTAAGCGAGGCGGAGCATCCTCTGCTGTGTGAAGGAACCAGACGGGTGAAAGGTGACCTGGCTCTGGCTCTCATGATAACCTATAAGGATGACCAGAGCAAACTCAAGAAG ATACTGGATAAACTGTTGGATAGGGAGAGTCAGACCCACAAGCCCCAGACTCTAAGCTCCTTCTACTCCAGCAAGCCAGCAGCTGGCAGCCAGCGCAGCCCGTCCAAACATACGGCCGCCAGCCACGGCGGGGTGAGCGGGGCCACGGGGGGTGTCTCCAAACACgcagcctcttcctcctcttcgtctGCGACCACCGTGGcagcttcttcctcttcctctgctgctgtggcagTGGCTGGTGAAGAGGTGGCTCATCAGGCTGATCTGAACCCGGTGCAGAACAATACGGCAGGAGAGAGCACCGCTGAGACCAGGGAGCATG TGTCCGATGGGCCTCCTTCATCAGGTGACCAGCAGAATGAAACGGCTCCATTTAAGCAGGAGGCCACGGTGCCCAGTCGGCTGACGCTCGGGGCGCGCTGTGGATACAACCAACGCTGCTGGGGCTCGCCTGTCCGGCAAAAGAAGAAACACACCG GCATGGCGAGTATCGACAGCAGCGCTCCGGAGACGACCTCGGACAGCTCCCCCACCCTCAGCCGCCGGCCGATCCGGGGCGGCTGGGCAGCGACGTCTTGGGGGCGAGGCCAGGACAGCGACAGCATCAGCAGTTCATCGTCCGATTCgctgggctcctcctcctccagcggCTCCCGCAGGGCAGGGGGCGGGGCCAGGGCCAAGAGCACCGACACCAGCAG GTATAAAGGGCGACGTCCAGAATGCCACGCCCCCCACGTGCCCAACCAGCCGTCGGAGGCAGCGGCCCATTTTTACTTTGAGCTGGCCAAGACGGTGCTGATCAAAGCCGGAGGAAACTCCTCCACCTCCATTTTCACCCAGCCCTCAGCCAGCGGGGGCCACCAGGGGCCCCACAGAAACCTGCATCTGTGTGCCTTCGAGATCGGCCTGTACGCTCTTGGCCTCCACAACTTCGTCTCGCCCAACTGGCTGTCGAGGACCTACTCCTCCCATGTATCCTGGATCACTG gCCAGGCCATGGAGATTGGCAGCGCTGCCCTCAACATCTTGGTGGAGTGCTGGGATGGTCACCTCACCCCTCCGGAGGTGGCATCCCTCGCTGACCGAGCATCACGGGCCAGGGACCCCAACATGGTCCGGGCGGCAGCGGAGCTGGCCCTGAGCTGCCTGCCTCACGCTCACGCCCTCAATCCTAACGAAATCCAGAGAGCCCTCGTGCAGTGCAAAGAGCAG GATAATGTGATGCTGGAGAAGGCCTGCATGGCAGTAGAGGAAGCAGCCAAGGGTGGAGGCGTGTACCCTGAGGTCCTGTTCGAGGTGGCTCACCAGTGGTACTGGCTGTATGAGCAGTCGGTGGGTGGGGGCTCAAGCCAGCCGCATGAGACCTCCCGGCGCTGCGGGGCCAACGGGGGCTCGGGTAGGAGAGCCCAGGAGACCAGCTGCATCGTCCTGGACGCCGGATCCAACATGGAGTCCGCCGGGATGGCGACGGTCACGGCCTCGGTCACCGCGGCGACCGTCGTACCGGTCATCTCCGTGGGCTCCACCATCTATCAGTCCCACGCCATGCCCGGGCAGGCCATGGCTCACGCCCACGGCCCAGGTCTCCACCCTTACACCACCATTCAGGCCCATCTCCCCACTGTCTGCACCCCACAGTACCTGGGACACCCTCTGCAGCATGTCCCCCGACCCACCGTCTTCCCTGTTGCTGGGGCTGCATATCCACAG TTAAGTGTGTGCCTGCCTCCTCAGGGAATGCACCCAGCATTCATCGGTGCCCAGTACCCGTTTTCAGTGGCCACTGGCCCCCAGCCACCTATGGCAGCCACGGCTGTGACCTTCCCCGGTGTCCCCGTACCGTCCATGACTCAGATTGCCGTCCATCCCTACCACGCTGAGACCGGCCTGCCGCTCAGCACTACTGTAGCAG TAGGCAGTGTCCACGCGGGCCCCACCATCCAGGCCATACAGGCGACAGCCCTGCCCACCCTCTCCACCCAGCCCGTTGCGTTGATCAGCACGCCTTTCCCGGTAGAGGACGAGCAGCACAGCCAGCCAATCAGCCAACAGGGCCTGCACTACCTGCATTCTGCCTACAGAGTTG GCATGCTGGCGTTGGAGATGCTGGGCAGGAGAGCTCACAATGACCACCCGAACAACTTCTCCAGGAGCCCACCTTACACCGAGGACGTCAAATGGCTGCTGGGACTGGCTTCCAGGCTAG GAGTGAACTACGTGTACCAGTTCTGTGTCGGAGCAGCAAAAGGTGTCCTCAGTCCGTTCGTGCTGCAGGAGATCATCATGGAGGCTCTGCAGAGGCTGAACCCGGCCCACATCCACGCCCACCTCCGAACGCCTGCTTTCCACCAGCTCGTCCAGCGCTGCCAACAGGCCTACCTGCAG tataTCCACCACCGGCTCATCCACCTGACGCCTGCCGACTACGACGACTTCGTCAACATCATCCGCAGCGCTCGCGGTGCTTTCTGCCTGACTCCAGTGGGTATGATGCAGTTCAACGACGTGCTGCAGAACCTGAAGAGAGGCAAGCAGACCAAGGAGCTGTGGCAGCGCATCTCTCTGGAGATGGCGACCTTCTCCCCCTGA